The DNA sequence TATTTTCCATCTTGCAATTCTCGATCACTTCATCACGTTCTTTACCTCTTCCTGTTCATGTGTTTTCCCTTTtagatcaatgaaaaaaaaacttgaacttGGTGGTGGGCCTGGTGGCACTTGCAAGCGTCTCTTCGCCGAACATGCTAGGCGGAGAGTATCTTTTTTGGCCATGAGTTAGTGTATTTTAGCATTGGAGTGAGGCCGTTCTCCCTGCACCAAGGGGGTCAACTCAGTGTTAGGGCAATGCCATTGCACACATAATCCAAAGCGGGATTATTCTAACTTTCGTTACTATTTTTACTtgaagttttattgatttatttgcaTGGTAATAGAGATTTAATTCCAACAGTTTAATAGTAATTTAATGGAAATGGCAGCTTCACCTAGTCATCAAAGTGATTCTTTTCATATGTCTAGGGGACTAAACCCGATGTTCATTTGGTAATGGGTCTTGAAGACAACTCATCCTTTTAAAGTGATCAAATAGTTCATGAAATTTTCCTCTGTTGTGATCACTTTCCATTTTCAAGAGCATACACTGTACTGCTCGATTGTAACATTGGACTTTCTTTGCTATGAGACCATTGACTTGGAGGCCTTTAGCTACATCAACCTTCTTGACCATTTGAGAAATCCATATAATGATTTCTTCTGAAGGATATGTTACATTTATGTTTACTCTTGATGTTATGGTTTGTTTGTCCAATCCCGTTCATGGGGAGGTCAAATCTAACTTCTCTCCAAGCAGCCTTTGGATCTGCTTAGGTGTGTAGAAATTGCCGCCCTTCAAATATTCAATGGAGTGATAATCCTTGTGAAGATTCTGACTTTAAATCTATGACTTTGACCTCATTGGTTCGTTGTTCATCTGTTTTCTAGTCTTTACTTTAGTATGGTGCGGTGTTAATCAAGTTTTAAACCATTGCTTCAAAGTACAAATATGAATATCTATTCTAGCTAATTGGTCTTTTTCCGTGTATTGTGTGCCTCTTTTTTTAATCCTTTCAAGTGTGATCAATATATGCCAGATTATATTGAagactttcttcttcttcttcttcttcccttttttggtttttttttgcttgatgtttgatgtttgatgacttcatcaaaattttttgacctattagttattttgattgcttgatGATATatccttcattctattttaAGTTCAATAGTGATTGTTGCTTGTAGTTTTGCAAATGCTCCTGAATCAGCCCGGATGGATTGGTCATCATTCACTAAAGGTTACTTTCTGAACCGGGGCACGTTGGTTGGCGTCCTATTACTCGTCGATGCGAGTAGTCCGCCTCAACAGATTGACCTTGATTGCGCGAATTGGCTGGGCAGAAACAATGTATGACTTTCTTTGTTTCCTATTTCTATTCTCATAAGTTTGTTCTATATTTCCGTATTGCCCTTCAATTTCTCTAACGATCAATGTAAAAACTACAGATTGGAATGACATTTGTTTTTACAAAATGCGATAAAACAAAAGGCGGTAAAAAGACTCGTCCTGCTGAGAACATTGAGCAATTCCAGGCGTTGATCAGGAAGCACTACCAGGAACCTCCGCCGTGGATCATGACAAGCAGTGTCACAGGCATGGGCCGCGCCGAGCTCCTCCTCCACATGTCTCAGCTAAGAAACTACTGGGACAACTAGCATTCAAACTCGAAAAATATCTCCGTGTGCTCTACGATTGTGCTAAAAGATAATCAACACAAGTTGTCGGCATGCTTCATGATCATATCCATGCATCATTGACCTTCAAAACACAGACTTTGTCAATGTATGATCCACTTGTTTGCTATCACATTCAATCAACTTCTGGTACATCATTTATACTGGTAGGCTCTAGCTACATTTAGAAGTTACAACCagaagatttatttatttatttattaatcttgtttttttgtAAGATATCTGAAAATAGTTCTATTGTACTCTCTTTATATCTGATGGATGTATAAAATTCTACGGTTGAGATTTTATATAAGGGCTTCTGTGTATCTGCCTTTTCATGAATATTAATTGTGATTTAAGCTCCATCTTATCAATATTTGAGAATAGCAtcttattgattttaaaaaaaaaaaaaaaattgagcgCTTATTAACTCACGCACGCATGTCTTTTTATAGGCGTGTTCGAGGTATTAACTCACGTAGAGATTAACTACTAACTACTGAATCTCTACATTAAAATGCATAACTAAAAAATCCACTTAACAACCATACAGTTTACTTAACAATTATTTACAAGCACTCTATGGCTTCAATCTTTGTCATATACACTAGTATTGTTTATGTATGAATTACAGTAAACATAAAATGGATAATCCCTTTGTGTTTCTTCTTTGAGGTTAAAACTTAAAACACACCAAGAAATAACAAGATTAAAAgctattgatatatatatatatatatactaacttGATCCATATATATGAGATAATTAAAACTACTCATGGATAGGATTAAATCCATGATAAGTAATTTTATTTCTGCTATAAAGAATCAAACATATAATGatacaaagaacaaaaaaattaaaaacaaccctgaaaatgatatatatatatgatatcttaattaattaaaaagctaGCAGCAAATTaaagctaattaattaaattaaagaacatgagtgctgctgctggtgctgcTATGATCAAGAGCAGCAACAGTTCCAGGGCTGAAAAGAGGAGACAAACACCACCCTGAATAAAACGTCGGCGATAAGAACCCCACCGGACCACCACCACCGTTCACCGCCGAAGTCTTCAACTCTTGAAAACAACCAACATCATTGAATTCCGGTGTAAGTGAACGAGGAACCAAAGGCAAAGCAGGCGGTGGTGCCGCCGTCTCTTTCAGAGGTCTGGCCGGAGCTTGTGGTGCTGATGATGTTGCTCCAGTGAGTCTTTGAACAAGTTGCCTGAAACCTCTTGGCTCCACACGATAAACTCTTGCCGGTGCTGGCTCCGGTCGTCTCCATGGCTTTGAAGGTGGCTTCCTGACTGTGTGTATTGCCGCCAGTGAGTACGCCGGCGGTGGCGCCGCCGCTTgagttggtggtggtggtgttgttaGTTGGAATAGTGGAGGAGTTGTGAAAGACTTGTCCATTGTTTGCAAgcttgtgttgttgttgttgttgttgttgtgttacTAACTTACTACTACTAgtcttttgttatattttctttagtttttctcttttttgaaaTCGTTTGTGGGGGGGTTTTATAGAAGTATTGTAAGTCAACTTGGCGGCTAAGATGGTAACACGTGGCACTTTTGGGTCAAATTTAGTGGGCTGTGTTGACGTGGAGCAGACTTGCTTTCTCATTGGTTGTTAGTAACAACACGAACTTTCCCTCTAATTTTTGAGGTGTTTGAGTTTGGGATTATAACAATTAACCTTtataccttatatatatatatatatatatgatgatgataatcATGTATCATAAGGCAAGAGGTTGTTTATACTGTTTTGGAGGTTTATTTCGAGTTAGTTTTGAAACTAACATGTTATGTATATAATCATGTATCATAAGGCAAGAGGTTGTTTGTAcatctttaatattttatctaatttttttatatataattatccgGAATAGTCCAAATGATAAAAgcttgagtcatttaaataaatggttttaacttttaatagaaaaaaacacaTGCTGAGGAAAGATTTACCCTCTCTTGTAGAGTTGTTAaatgatttagaaacttgacTTCTATAAAATAGATAggtcaaacaaaataaaattatcaaatatattttataaagtaaaaaaaataaataaggtttttttaaaaaatttttctatcttttatttttaaaaaaacagtaTTTTGTAAACATttgaaagtttttattttgtgtcatTAATTGAGTAATCTAATGTTTTTCGCTGGGGTTATAgtctatttaaataaaaaatttattttatgaaatccCCTTTTCTCCTAGCatctatttttatgaaaaaaacatgattaaatatataacatctatttttatgaaaaaaacatgattatatatatataatgctaaTGTTGTACtccttttattttgaaatataagtCGAATAATATCTTGCATAAGAATttaagataatattatttttaaaaaaaatttagaataaaaatgaacCAAATAACTACACTACCCCTTTCTTGGAATCATACCtcttttatcatttatataacttaaaaaattaaaaaggataaaattggaaaaaaaaaacaaataaatattattttgatattataaaacaacaactaatttgaaatttttttcttctcaaaacaaTTAGTATTTGAGAATTGAGGGAATAAAATGTAAAGAAGATTTTATACATAAAGGAGATGGTCAAAGAAGTCATTTACTTACATATAATGtacttcaaattaaaatataaaaaatttctctaaatatttccaaataaaataaattaaaaacaatctgTTACAAagtattttaagttttttttatgacaaagtttggaataaaaaagcagccaataaaataaaaatatttagaaggTTCCTTCAAAGCaccaattaaataatatgtgaCTTCCATGTTTTTAGGCAGTGATTAGAACAAGAACTCAAATTATTCTAATGAATAAAAGCATGTGATTGATTGCTAGATAGATAACCTAATCTTCATATTAATAAGTGTGATTAATGTCCTCATCTAAAGATCTAAAACTGACtttcaacaaaataataaatatatatatgatatattttgtatttatcaCCGCAAATTCATCTAGATACGTTGATTTTTTTGACcaagattttattaatttaagagCATAAAACAAATTTACTAATGGATATGATCATGCCAATGAAAGCTTCATAACTATGTTTTTCATAAGTTTATTctgacttttattttttatttttttagggttCGCTTAATACGTGATAATTTGAAATACAACACATTATAAAAGTTTTTGTCACGcgttttacaaataaaataagcgTATAGTATGAAAAAGTAATTAAGTAcaacataattttataaattttttatacccGAAGATTATGGTATAAAAATTTTGTCAAGTTCTAACACAACCAAAAGACAAAACTATCCttggttaaaataaaataaaaaattattaagattaCCATCAACATATATGATCTTAAcaaaacttaataaaaattttatgttgttCATTAACATCAACCATAAAATAGTACAAGTATTATTGCTATAATTCAAccaattattttgtattgtatTATATATGCGGGACCTCACTGCATGCAAGGGGTCTTTTGGTGccaatttgttttattataactTTATGCTTATgatttgtaatttgtatttcTTAATGCCTCTCTAGCTTTAGTTTATCACTTTATATACGTGCTTTATCAACAACTTagttttatccacttttatcaaattaataataataattttctatgTACTCCTCTAATTCAAaatatgtacatacatatatatagacaaaGAAATCAATGTACAAAACGGATGATTAAACATGCTAGTCATAGTGATAAGACATGCATTTGAGTAGAGGATTAAATAATTCTATGGATGACAATACTGACCATAGACTGAACAATCAAACTTTGACATTTATCAACAATCAAtatcatacatatttttttttcctataaatGTGAATATAAATTCAATAATTGATTTCATGCTCATCAAACACAtcccaaattaagaaaaaaaaaaaaaaaagcttccaTTTTTGTCTAATTCCACGTCTTCTCTGGAAGATAATTGATTCTTTGTCCAAGAGATTAGAGtctaaatagttaaaaataaatttgacaaAAACTCTCAAACTCTTaccactatttatttattaaaaaaatagttaattggaaagaaatttattaagaatttatgttttgtagataaattatAACTTCCCATCAAATATTCCAACAAATTTGGTgttgtatttttgaaaaaattaacaacatcTTGAATTACAGACTTGTACAAAAAATGAATTTGTTAGAAAACTTTGTCTCAACAATTAAATTAGGTCTTTATTTTCTAGATTCACAGTCATTGATTTTGACAAAAACACAACACTAGTGATTGTTTCATAAATGTCCCTACTCTCATTGAATAACTCACTATTTGGTGATTATTTTCTGGATGTCTCTAGTACCTCATGGTCATGATTTACTGATTCACAGAATTTCCAATTCAATTgaacaatcaaatcaattccATAACCACTTCTCCAGCCAAATTATATCAATGTAGAATAAGCAATCAAGCTCATAAGTCTCAATTTATCATCAGATGGTTCAGATCATTCAgtaaatcaaacaaacattaACCAAACAACAGGAAATCACCAACTGAAATTAACAAGCTCTCAGAGCTATAGACCCAATTAAActgaattaaaaatatagtaaaataatgGGAATAACTTCCCTCATGCTAAGATCACCGGAGAAGATCGCCCGAGAAACCAGTCAGACTTAAGAgctctcttccttcttctatgATCACTGACCtttatgatcttttttttttttatatccctTTCTGCCTCGTGATTAGCTCTCCTAATCATATCTCAATGAGTCGTAACATATCCTTCTGCCTCGGGATCATCTCTCGTTATCATATCTCCATGAGTCATAACACTCAGGtcttctaatttatatttttattagatctcacatttatatttttattagatctCACATTTACATTGAGGGCCCTAAACTTTggttatatttctttcttttaataaagttgtgatttatccactttaattttataacagtaataaataaataaattataacttaATAACACATTGcgcaaataaataattacctGCTTGTTAAACATTTGCCAATAATTCAGGAAATCAACAACATCAGAAACTCCATCAATTATGCAGAAGAACTACTAACAACAAAAGAGTTAACTTGATGAATTTCTCTCAAAACTTCTGTAAGAGCTGCATCATCTTTAAGAATGCCTTCATGTGATACATTTGGAAGTTTAATCACCTTCAACAACTCCAATTCCTTCAAACCATTCCACTCATTCTCTGGTGCCAAAAGACTAATCAAATTCACAAGCCCATCACCATCTCCATAAACAATCTCAGGTTGCACATCAAAATCTCCATCACCATAAATCAGAGTCTCAGCAGTTTTGATCCCGTGCCCGGTCATTACAGTCATCGGTACTCCGGCAGGCGGTTCGAGCCTTTCAATCATCGGCATTATCCTCGATTCATAAGGATGAACACAATGACTGCATCCAATGTAATTCAGAAACTCAGACATTTCTGCTGCAGAAAAATTTTTCACATTAGTTTTGGACACAACAATTGGCTTGTCTTTAAAAGTTCTTGGGTTAGGCAAGAGCCATAGATTGGTTTCAAGGCTCCACATTTCTTTTCTTAGCATCAGTGGATTGATGTTTGAATAACCCATTGAGTCCCCTGAAGCAAAGATGAGCATTTCAAGAACTGTGCCACCCCAAGGTGCTGAGAGTGCGATAAAGTGTTTGATGAAAGTGCGAGACCAAGACGGAGAGTTGCGGTGGAGTAGTTGGAGTGCGAAGAGACCACCGAGGCTGTGAGTGAGGAGAATCACTGGattgttgttgtttaatttgCTAGCATTCTCAATTAGTTCTTTCAGGCTTTGGAGGAACTCAGAACCTACTTTGGATGGATGGCCAGCTCCGGCGAGGCCATATCGGAAGTCATATGGTGCACCAAACATGTTTTCGCCTTCTTCGTATCCTATTTGCTTCAGTCGATTTATTAGAATTGACATATATGAAGATTGATTCCTGCAATCTCCCACAAACTGATCTTTTGacaatgtatataatatattgatatCAAAACATGAATCTCTTAATTTTCAACTGGAATAGCAAATTGCCAGCATTGcatgaacaaaacaaagagaataaTAAGCTTATGAGACACAATTCACATGATCATAGgcaatcataataaattttctGGCTAAATCTACAGAATCCAAGTCTAATGCCTTAGTTTTTAAAGCAGAATGAAATTCACTAAGAACATTAGAAATCTTTAAAAGGCATAGTAAAAGAGTACCACCAAGTCTCACTACAATTACAAAGAACAATGAGTAAAATCTTATCTTCAAGGCTAAAGAATCTCAATCCTAATGtcctaaatttcaaaataacattgacaaagaagatgaaaaatggttaaagaataaaacaagaaacatgcaggggagaagagagagagagagagagtgtgtgtgtggtCATACAAGAGATCAGGGTCTTTGTAGAGGAAGCCATGAGTGGAGCCAAAGAGGGGGACTCTGGTCTCAACTCCAGGAGTGTTACTATAGTCATCAAGAAGAGGGTCATAGTGAAGCTGCATTTGATCAGCAAAACAGGGAAGAGTGAGAGGGTTCTCAAGGATGGAACAGTCCTTCCAGAGCCTGAACCAGTTTCCATCTTCACTCATAGCTCCTCCACACTCTTGTTTCAATGGCTTGTATTGCTTATTGTTCAGCCTGG is a window from the Dioscorea cayenensis subsp. rotundata cultivar TDr96_F1 chromosome 2, TDr96_F1_v2_PseudoChromosome.rev07_lg8_w22 25.fasta, whole genome shotgun sequence genome containing:
- the LOC120279126 gene encoding proline-rich receptor-like protein kinase PERK8, which produces MDKSFTTPPLFQLTTPPPPTQAAAPPPAYSLAAIHTVRKPPSKPWRRPEPAPARVYRVEPRGFRQLVQRLTGATSSAPQAPARPLKETAAPPPALPLVPRSLTPEFNDVGCFQELKTSAVNGGGGPVGFLSPTFYSGWCLSPLFSPGTVAALDHSSTSSSTHVL
- the LOC120271685 gene encoding lecithin-cholesterol acyltransferase-like 1, which produces MSSWSFFLLLFLLQLPHLFSKQSLPLLLHPLIIIPGQGGNQLEARLNNKQYKPLKQECGGAMSEDGNWFRLWKDCSILENPLTLPCFADQMQLHYDPLLDDYSNTPGVETRVPLFGSTHGFLYKDPDLLNQSSYMSILINRLKQIGYEEGENMFGAPYDFRYGLAGAGHPSKVGSEFLQSLKELIENASKLNNNNPVILLTHSLGGLFALQLLHRNSPSWSRTFIKHFIALSAPWGGTVLEMLIFASGDSMGYSNINPLMLRKEMWSLETNLWLLPNPRTFKDKPIVVSKTNVKNFSAAEMSEFLNYIGCSHCVHPYESRIMPMIERLEPPAGVPMTVMTGHGIKTAETLIYGDGDFDVQPEIVYGDGDGLVNLISLLAPENEWNGLKELELLKVIKLPNVSHEGILKDDAALTEVLREIHQVNSFVVSSSSA